In Lactococcus sp. S-13, a single window of DNA contains:
- a CDS encoding type II toxin-antitoxin system PemK/MazF family toxin: MKSYNFGECWYIDLNPTKGHEQGEMRSVIIISNDEFNRTGSMRLVVPISTSPKYGTDPKWIEYPWVLDVPKNGFGTSGFFLANQVRTVDMSKRAKNKWGEFSEKDLEPLLDAVSFILPG; encoded by the coding sequence ATGAAAAGTTATAATTTTGGCGAATGTTGGTATATTGATTTAAACCCAACAAAAGGACATGAACAAGGCGAAATGCGGTCTGTTATTATAATCAGTAATGATGAATTTAATAGAACGGGTAGTATGCGGCTTGTTGTTCCAATTTCAACATCTCCAAAATATGGAACTGACCCAAAATGGATTGAGTATCCTTGGGTTCTAGATGTTCCAAAGAATGGTTTTGGGACATCTGGTTTTTTTCTTGCAAATCAGGTGAGAACAGTAGATATGTCAAAACGAGCAAAAAATAAATGGGGTGAATTTTCTGAGAAAGATTTAGAACCATTATTAGATGCAGTTAGCTTTATACTACCAGGTTAA
- a CDS encoding replication initiation protein gives MQNFNLLDELEDEEKFRNDIKYSRQLPEMFSTEDINAASENITFAILGELRDRYNGAEPVTFSYQELAELGGLWVTRKNGTKSLYNGKRLQKIMYDLNDALKNFSYYQVRETNEDGTPKSWKTINIFSIIDFDGTKKEVKLTISNAEISPQQVDAKGNIINKPLHVYDLINSKDWRTVKHLQYSRGINNSLPSKYSKRIYRFISEFRGFPKGTKMRIDDFDKKILKILKTEEEVFSKNSEVFDLRKNRKKYLETAVKEISELRTAEGEQIVKNLDYVYHMTGRRIQSIEFIFTPFSADLTGNSGLALTKRTSSPGKTSPFVEDAKRVLEYLNYLWSVDIEQNDTGMLVYVPHNGSIQFDTDDSKLLQPIHSLLEHGVPIEELFQVAEMKAIEWKFMSPGMNINLKPSVVFGLKYSEYRVFVEFFRNNNLSWFICDLDQQDFEIPLDGPWNEC, from the coding sequence ATGCAAAATTTTAATCTTTTAGATGAACTTGAGGATGAAGAGAAATTTAGAAACGATATTAAATACAGCCGTCAACTTCCAGAGATGTTTTCTACGGAGGATATTAACGCAGCAAGTGAAAATATAACATTTGCTATCTTAGGGGAATTGAGGGATAGGTACAATGGCGCTGAACCAGTAACCTTTTCCTATCAAGAACTGGCAGAACTTGGTGGCTTGTGGGTAACGAGAAAAAATGGGACTAAAAGCTTATATAATGGCAAGAGATTACAAAAAATAATGTATGATCTCAATGACGCTCTCAAAAACTTTTCCTACTACCAGGTTAGAGAGACTAATGAAGACGGAACTCCTAAGTCTTGGAAGACAATTAATATCTTCAGTATCATAGATTTTGATGGTACAAAAAAAGAGGTAAAATTGACCATCTCGAATGCTGAAATTAGTCCTCAACAAGTTGATGCCAAAGGGAATATAATCAATAAACCTTTACACGTCTATGATTTGATAAATTCAAAAGATTGGCGAACTGTAAAACATCTTCAGTACAGTAGGGGGATAAATAACAGTCTACCTTCAAAATATTCAAAAAGAATTTATCGTTTCATCAGCGAATTTAGAGGATTTCCTAAAGGGACTAAGATGCGAATAGATGATTTTGACAAGAAAATCTTAAAGATATTAAAAACTGAGGAAGAAGTTTTTAGTAAAAATAGTGAAGTTTTTGATTTAAGAAAAAACAGAAAAAAATATTTGGAGACAGCAGTAAAAGAGATTTCTGAATTAAGAACAGCTGAGGGTGAGCAAATAGTAAAAAATCTTGATTATGTATACCACATGACGGGGCGGAGAATTCAATCAATCGAGTTTATTTTTACACCATTTAGTGCAGATTTAACAGGTAATAGTGGTCTTGCATTAACTAAACGTACTTCTTCTCCTGGTAAAACTAGCCCGTTTGTAGAAGATGCGAAACGGGTTTTAGAGTATTTAAATTACCTATGGAGTGTTGATATTGAACAAAATGATACAGGAATGTTAGTTTATGTTCCACATAATGGAAGTATCCAATTTGATACTGACGATAGTAAACTTTTACAGCCGATTCATAGTTTATTAGAACATGGTGTGCCTATTGAGGAACTATTTCAAGTAGCAGAAATGAAAGCTATTGAGTGGAAGTTCATGAGCCCTGGAATGAATATTAATCTTAAACCAAGTGTTGTTTTTGGACTTAAGTACTCTGAGTACAGGGTATTTGTGGAATTTTTTAGAAATAATAATTTATCATGGTTCATCTGCGATTTAGATCAACAAGATTTTGAAATTCCTCTTGATGGTCCATGGAATGAATGTTAA
- a CDS encoding ParA family protein: MKIVTFSAIKGGVGKTTLAYNYGEWLAKSGKNVLFIDLDHQCNLSQIYDIYDNEETVGNIFKGSGRVKIHEISDKVSLISGDMRLDAIERDIENKTNKNMLLYLWFADNYERVNLEQYDFIIIDTHPDFSTATKNALIVSNSIISPITPSEHGYNAKFNLEERVKDLKIEAIDYNTRKSYFTANLYYVANMVKHNTSSSRQLLEALKDEDNVVAVIPEKELFNRTTLDKKSIADLKLDTKVYQKQKKFFDDIAKSFDIISEKI; this comes from the coding sequence ATGAAAATTGTAACCTTTTCAGCCATTAAAGGCGGTGTTGGTAAAACTACATTAGCGTATAATTATGGAGAGTGGCTAGCAAAATCAGGGAAGAATGTACTCTTTATTGATTTGGATCATCAATGCAACTTGTCCCAAATTTATGATATTTACGACAATGAAGAGACAGTAGGAAATATTTTCAAAGGATCTGGAAGAGTAAAAATTCATGAGATTTCCGATAAAGTTAGCTTAATTTCAGGAGATATGAGACTGGATGCTATCGAGAGAGATATTGAAAATAAGACTAATAAAAATATGTTACTTTATTTATGGTTTGCTGATAATTATGAAAGAGTAAATTTAGAGCAGTATGATTTTATTATAATAGATACTCACCCAGATTTTTCAACAGCAACTAAAAATGCTCTTATTGTAAGTAATTCTATAATTAGCCCTATAACACCAAGTGAACATGGCTATAATGCAAAATTTAATCTTGAAGAAAGAGTAAAAGATTTAAAAATTGAAGCTATCGACTATAACACCAGAAAATCATACTTCACAGCAAATTTATATTATGTTGCTAATATGGTAAAACATAATACAAGCTCATCAAGACAATTGTTAGAAGCTCTTAAAGACGAAGATAATGTTGTTGCAGTAATCCCAGAAAAGGAACTTTTCAACAGAACTACTCTGGATAAAAAATCAATTGCTGATTTAAAACTTGATACAAAAGTATATCAAAAACAGAAAAAATTCTTTGATGATATTGCAAAGAGTTTTGATATTATTAGCGAAAAAATATAA
- a CDS encoding helix-turn-helix domain-containing protein, protein MSLPERLKILRKEHKITQKNLAIKLGIAQPRILEWEKGKRTPNKDSLEKLAKVFNVSVSYLLGETNIRSANKINELMEHLSEPSQERVISFAQKLFEEEEKNRTP, encoded by the coding sequence ATGAGTCTACCAGAACGGTTAAAAATTCTTAGAAAAGAACATAAAATAACACAAAAAAATCTTGCAATAAAACTTGGAATAGCCCAGCCTAGAATACTAGAGTGGGAAAAAGGAAAGAGAACTCCTAATAAAGATAGCCTAGAAAAACTTGCAAAAGTATTTAATGTTTCTGTTAGTTACCTTTTGGGAGAGACAAACATCCGTTCAGCAAATAAGATAAATGAACTAATGGAACATCTTTCTGAACCAAGCCAAGAAAGGGTAATAAGTTTTGCCCAAAAATTATTTGAAGAAGAAGAAAAAAATAGGACTCCTTAG
- a CDS encoding DUF6019 family protein, giving the protein MWENLGLSGGSGFIFFVTLYFVIKWAVKSGIKEAYRDISSNMLPKEKIWKPTTKNSDKEELEEL; this is encoded by the coding sequence ATGTGGGAAAATTTAGGTCTTAGCGGTGGAAGTGGTTTTATATTTTTTGTTACTTTATACTTTGTTATCAAATGGGCTGTAAAAAGTGGAATTAAAGAAGCGTATAGAGATATCTCTAGCAATATGTTACCTAAAGAAAAAATATGGAAACCAACAACCAAAAATTCTGATAAAGAAGAGTTAGAAGAGCTCTAA
- a CDS encoding IS110 family RNA-guided transposase, which produces MRTVFGIDVSKATSEVAILVNGERVHGYSIPNDVIGFSRLYQDLTQVVNPEIIFEATGVYSRRLEAFLKNNNYTYTRLNPLEAKKQLDGLRHRKTDKIDAETLAQTQFVLDRKPSYVQEEIFEHLRDLSRFYQNLTEDIVRSKNRLHKGLQATFPEIEKLLSIPSGAQYCNLVITFPSASLVLEKSRIELQDIVRQSTAKQISEKRVIDLTDKLIESAEQSYPAVAMDSPMLETVRYFAKELLRLNAQRKSVLDHMVEQAQTLPEYDVLLSIPGIAETTAVSIIGELGDIRRFRSSNQINAFIGIDLRHYQSGDYLAQEHITKRGNPYARKILFKAIHNIVSASRTKPSHIADFYSKRKRQTPNAPTKPYTIASMHRLIRCLYYLIIHNKTYDYALTQNQ; this is translated from the coding sequence ATGCGTACTGTATTTGGAATTGATGTGAGTAAAGCAACTTCTGAAGTAGCTATTTTAGTCAATGGAGAAAGAGTGCATGGCTACTCTATCCCTAATGATGTCATTGGTTTTTCTAGACTCTACCAGGATTTAACCCAAGTGGTTAATCCAGAAATCATTTTTGAGGCAACGGGAGTTTATTCCCGTCGTTTAGAAGCCTTTCTTAAAAATAATAATTATACTTACACAAGACTCAATCCCCTTGAGGCAAAAAAACAGCTAGATGGTTTGAGACACAGAAAAACAGATAAAATCGACGCTGAAACTCTAGCACAAACACAATTTGTTCTCGATCGTAAACCAAGTTATGTCCAAGAAGAAATTTTTGAACATCTTCGTGATCTAAGTCGGTTCTATCAGAATCTGACAGAAGATATTGTTAGGTCTAAAAATCGTCTTCATAAAGGCCTTCAAGCAACTTTTCCAGAGATAGAAAAACTATTATCTATACCAAGTGGGGCACAGTATTGCAATCTAGTTATAACTTTTCCGAGTGCCTCTCTTGTTCTTGAAAAATCTAGGATCGAGTTACAAGATATCGTACGTCAATCCACTGCTAAACAGATTTCAGAAAAACGTGTCATCGATTTGACGGATAAACTTATAGAGAGCGCTGAACAATCCTATCCTGCTGTAGCTATGGACTCTCCCATGTTAGAAACTGTACGTTACTTTGCTAAAGAACTTTTACGGTTAAATGCACAAAGAAAATCTGTTTTAGATCATATGGTGGAACAAGCTCAAACTTTGCCAGAGTATGATGTACTTTTATCTATTCCAGGAATAGCAGAAACGACAGCTGTTTCTATTATTGGGGAGCTAGGTGATATTCGTCGCTTTCGTTCAAGCAATCAGATTAATGCTTTTATCGGAATTGACCTCAGACATTATCAATCAGGAGATTATTTAGCCCAAGAACATATTACAAAGCGTGGGAATCCTTATGCAAGGAAAATCCTTTTCAAAGCCATTCACAATATAGTCTCTGCTAGTAGAACCAAACCCAGCCATATTGCAGATTTTTACTCGAAAAGAAAGAGGCAAACACCTAATGCTCCAACAAAGCCTTATACGATTGCCTCTATGCACAGACTCATTCGCTGTCTATATTACCTTATTATACACAATAAAACCTATGATTACGCATTAACCCAAAATCAATAG
- a CDS encoding RepB family plasmid replication initiator protein: MLEQKNTEELQYQLELNSRKVAQHNDLITSVAKMDKTPLKIFELAVSCIDTKNPPKDNIVYLSKKEVFDFFKVTDNDKHTRFREAIEKMQKTAYFEIREEQKKGFKFRSIIPIPEVEWTDYSDEVLIRFDIAIMPYLIELGTKFTQYAISDIIELQSKYSIILYKWFCMFYNQFETYQFSGERNQAQLYDLNNPKISVNKLRELTDTLEDYKRFDNFEKRVIKDAINEISLHTHFNITYEKIKKGRSIDSIQFHIVKKINWKDENYKRNDVQAQLTEEQKQAQNQVNYAVAVSNPLTMKLITASLLSAADIANQDTILGLAESVYPIYDKLVKELGEDALETHMSYVRKKMVDYTETKKNIVKYLSVAATQYLNSRLSQQEIRK, encoded by the coding sequence ATGCTAGAACAGAAAAATACTGAAGAATTACAATATCAATTAGAATTGAACTCAAGAAAAGTAGCGCAACACAATGATTTAATTACAAGTGTCGCAAAAATGGATAAAACACCATTAAAAATTTTTGAGTTAGCAGTATCATGTATTGATACTAAAAACCCTCCCAAAGACAATATTGTGTATTTATCCAAAAAAGAGGTATTTGATTTTTTTAAAGTAACTGATAATGATAAACATACTCGTTTTAGAGAAGCGATTGAAAAAATGCAAAAGACTGCTTATTTTGAGATAAGAGAAGAACAAAAAAAGGGATTTAAGTTTAGAAGTATAATACCAATTCCAGAAGTAGAGTGGACAGATTATAGTGATGAGGTATTGATCCGTTTTGATATAGCTATCATGCCTTACCTAATAGAATTAGGGACTAAGTTTACTCAATATGCTATTTCAGATATAATTGAGCTTCAAAGTAAGTACAGTATAATTTTGTATAAATGGTTTTGTATGTTTTATAATCAATTTGAAACTTACCAATTTTCAGGCGAACGTAATCAAGCACAACTTTACGATTTAAATAACCCTAAAATATCTGTAAATAAATTGAGAGAGTTAACAGATACGTTGGAAGATTATAAGAGGTTCGATAATTTTGAAAAGCGAGTAATCAAAGATGCAATAAATGAAATTAGCCTTCATACTCATTTTAATATCACTTATGAAAAAATAAAAAAAGGGAGATCAATCGACTCAATCCAGTTTCATATCGTCAAGAAAATAAATTGGAAAGATGAAAATTATAAACGTAATGATGTACAAGCACAATTGACCGAAGAACAAAAACAAGCTCAAAATCAGGTTAATTATGCGGTAGCAGTCTCCAATCCATTAACTATGAAGCTTATCACCGCTTCTTTATTGTCTGCAGCAGATATTGCAAATCAAGATACAATTTTAGGACTTGCTGAGAGTGTTTATCCGATTTATGATAAACTTGTGAAGGAACTAGGGGAAGATGCGTTAGAAACGCACATGAGTTACGTAAGAAAAAAAATGGTTGACTATACAGAAACAAAGAAAAATATTGTTAAATATTTAAGTGTAGCAGCAACGCAATACCTTAATTCAAGATTGAGCCAGCAAGAAATTAGAAAATAG
- a CDS encoding Y-family DNA polymerase gives MDNQKLNHFFDYSLEPRRAILFEDVKSNYASIECVQRNLNPLTTSLCVMSRADNTKGLTLASSPTFKKVFGMKNISRASDLPFLIETRKFNYPRWYRTHTDIHGQRTEPTLQYVAFIESWAKRTWIVPPQMQLYVDYKIKVTDILTNYTSIEEIHSYSIDESFLDITESLNLFYPGIKNRYEQMNLIALDLQREILHKLGLYVTVGMGDNPLLAKLAMDNYAKHNQNMRALIRYEDVPSKLWTLPKMTDFWGIGKRTEQRLNKLGITSIKELANADPLLLKQKLGTIGLQHFFHANGIDESNVREKYTPKSSSFSNSQILPRDYHNQREIELVINEMAENLAVRLRKGDKLASNLSLYAGAAATSEYASIKVSRNIEATQNTKDLQELAISLFREKYQGGAIRQIGISGNQLSDSSFKQLSLFESVEENQSNEKQEALQKTIDEIREKFDFLSIQKASSLSAGSRVIHRNKLIGGHAASQNKEETDVS, from the coding sequence ATGGATAACCAAAAACTAAACCATTTTTTTGACTACTCCCTTGAACCTCGACGAGCGATTCTTTTTGAGGATGTCAAGTCAAATTATGCTTCTATTGAGTGCGTTCAACGAAACCTCAACCCTCTAACGACTTCTCTTTGCGTCATGAGTCGAGCGGATAATACTAAAGGGTTAACTCTTGCCTCTAGTCCCACATTTAAAAAAGTTTTTGGGATGAAAAACATAAGTCGTGCCAGCGACTTACCTTTTCTTATAGAAACAAGAAAATTCAATTATCCCCGATGGTATAGAACGCATACGGACATTCATGGACAGCGAACTGAACCGACTTTGCAGTACGTTGCTTTTATTGAATCTTGGGCAAAGCGCACTTGGATTGTTCCCCCTCAAATGCAATTGTATGTAGATTATAAAATAAAGGTAACCGATATTCTTACCAATTACACATCAATTGAAGAAATTCATTCTTACTCGATTGATGAATCTTTTTTGGATATTACTGAATCCCTTAATCTATTTTATCCTGGTATTAAAAACAGATATGAGCAAATGAATTTGATTGCTTTAGATTTGCAACGAGAAATTTTGCATAAGTTAGGGCTTTACGTCACTGTAGGAATGGGAGATAACCCCCTGCTCGCCAAGCTTGCGATGGATAACTATGCTAAGCATAATCAGAATATGAGGGCATTAATCCGTTATGAGGATGTGCCTAGTAAGCTGTGGACGCTTCCTAAGATGACAGACTTCTGGGGAATCGGGAAACGCACTGAGCAACGTTTAAACAAGTTGGGGATCACTTCTATCAAAGAGCTTGCGAATGCTGACCCTCTTTTGCTGAAGCAAAAATTAGGAACGATCGGACTGCAGCATTTTTTCCACGCTAACGGCATCGACGAAAGCAATGTCAGAGAGAAATATACGCCTAAATCTTCTAGCTTCAGCAATTCTCAAATTCTACCACGTGACTATCATAACCAAAGAGAAATTGAGCTTGTGATTAACGAAATGGCGGAAAACTTAGCGGTAAGGCTGAGAAAAGGGGATAAATTAGCAAGTAACCTTTCGCTCTACGCAGGGGCTGCAGCAACCTCTGAATACGCTTCGATTAAGGTTTCACGCAATATTGAAGCCACTCAAAACACAAAAGATTTACAAGAACTGGCAATCTCACTATTCCGTGAAAAATACCAGGGAGGAGCAATAAGGCAAATAGGGATAAGTGGGAATCAGCTCTCTGATAGTTCTTTCAAACAACTTTCGCTATTTGAAAGTGTTGAAGAGAATCAATCCAATGAAAAGCAAGAAGCCCTTCAAAAAACCATTGATGAAATTAGAGAAAAGTTCGATTTTCTCTCCATCCAAAAGGCAAGTAGTTTATCTGCGGGATCACGTGTGATCCATCGGAACAAGCTTATCGGAGGTCATGCAGCAAGCCAAAACAAGGAGGAAACAGATGTCAGTTGA